A window of Glycine soja cultivar W05 chromosome 13, ASM419377v2, whole genome shotgun sequence genomic DNA:
ATgagtaagtaatttttttatagaaaaattttaattgttaatatttttagtttttgttatcaGCAAGATTCGAACTCATAGCTGTTTtctctttcattctccctttACCCCTAGACTAATCTCTACCTGTGAgtaagtaattaatatataatttcataataaatcttctctaaaatgtatagctagtatatatttttcaatcttACATTTGAACAAGTCTTCTCCTAaactttttcctataaaaataaacaagtcCTTCGGCTTTAACGTATggatatttttctttccttggAGCTTTTATCACCACTAGTCCTGTTCTAGCTGGACCGCTACAGCTTTCTCCGTAAAAGCACCTTTGGACCGTTATGCTatgtatcatttatttattgatttgaaaAATGTTACTAAATGATATGAACTGACTAAACTAAATGTgaagataaatgaaaataatattatattttatcagtTTTTGTTACTAGCAATTTTTTGGTTTGTACTAAAATATCATAGCAGATAGCTTTAATACAAGGATGTTTCAGCCAATTAATTACTAAATTCTTATTCATAAAGTTATATTATtcttaactaattttaaaaatcctattttttttcatggCATCAACTAATCAACCAATTTATCTCACACGTTTTctctttgttatataaaaattcaCATAAAGATATTGtacaaatacattttttttaattcataagtttttttttgtctttctgaTCCATCTTGCAACACctaattaattatgaaactATATACTGGTGCAGCTAAGTATTTGGGAATCAAATCGCCAGTTCCGTACAAATTCAGGAAACTGATGCTGAAACAATTGAAATCTGGGATGAATTTTGCATATGGTGGCACTGGTGTGTTTGACACGTCCTCCAAAAACCCAAACATGACAATCCAAATCGATTTTTTGAAgcaattgataaaagaacatgtgtACACGACCTCAGATCTGAACAACTCAGTGGCCTATGTTTCCGTAGCTGGAAATGATTACAATTTCTACTTGGCCACAAATGGATCTATTGAGGTAAATTAACTCGAATAGTTTTATACTAGTTGCCTGTTGTTTTCTCCATGGGTGTGAATAAACATTTGCAAACTAgggttttttatgctttttattttgtaaaattaaatttgaaattaagtaattcatatttttatattttatttacaaaaatatatcgtctcaaaaaaactataatgaaaaataatgtaaattttaacCTTGGGTGCAAGTTACATAGAAGCTGCAACTAGTCACGTTTACAAGTACTTTATGTCTTTAAAAAGAATGCTAACATCCTATGCTTATTCACTGATCACAGCTAATACACAAAAGAGGATCGAGTATtaccaatataatttttaatacatttcttATAGCATACTTTTtcatagttaaaatttatttaaaactgttaaattatttataagtaGAGTTCATTAAATAAAGATGAGATTTACACAATTTTATAGTTTCGCAGCTTCGCGACTAGGGGGACCTGTCATAGAAGCTTTGTCCTTTGTACAGAGATTATTATGAACTTACTAAATGACTAGCGGAACACTAGctaagctaaaaaagagtattaATTACCTTCAATCAAATCAATAGTCAATAATAAagattgttatcaaaaggatgtattaaaaaatgtgttgttattttttttaattcatctaTAGGAATCCAAAATAGATTTAGGAGTTTTACACTATGCTCAACCAATTGATTAGCTAGACTTCTCCTTTTAGTGTTGctactattttaattattcatattcATTTTACTTACTAAATTTTCACTTTTCCCCCATTGAATGTATATAGGGTTTCCCGTCTTTCATCGCCTCAGTGGTTAACCAAACTGCCACTAACTTGCTTCACATCCAAAGGTTGggagtgagaaaaattgttgtgGGTGGTCTACAACCCCTTGGATGTCTTCCTTCCTCCACAGCCTTATCTTCATTCCAACAATGTAATAGCACATTCAACGACCTCATAGGTCTCCACAACAAACTATTGAACCAAGCCGTGACCAAGTTGAACCAAAAAAGCAAGGATAACTCCACCTTCATAGTTCTTGACCTTTTCGACACTTTCATGTCAGTGTTAAACCACCCATCTACCAATAACATTAAGGACCCTCTCAAGCCTTGCTGCGTAGGGTTAAGTAGCCAAGATTTTTGTGGGAGCGTGGACGAGAGAAATGTTAAGCAATATAAGGTTTGTGACAGTCCCAAATCAGCTTTCTTTTGGGATCTCTTGCACCCAACTCAAGCAGGTTGGCATGCTGTGTATAATAAGTTGCAAACGACGACGAGTGCTCTTCGTCGACTTCGATACTAAAGAGTAGAGAGTTATGCATCATAGCTATTTCTAGGCCTTTTGTTTGTTGTATTTTAATAATGCACCCTCTTTTCGTTTGTTGATTTATCCTCAAATTCTGATTTGTTTGTATTTATCCCAAATGGTTTCTCTTTTATGGGTGCAATGTTTAAACAGATAGTTCTTTTTGTGAGAGAAATAAATCTGTAAGTTAGTGAATCTGTTTtgaaattattgttatttaatgataatttatcgaaacaaaattgaaaatgattcGGTTAAATTTATAGCATACTAATAATGGTTAGTCATAATGAAGTGAAATTTAAAGaccaaacaaattttaattgcaAATACGTAATCAAATCTTGGAGTTGATATTCTGAGGAAAGAATTTACTACTGAAAAAAGTTTCGGGAAAACATGTATTTAAACAATTGAACTAAATTCTTTGGTTAATTAGGTGTAAAATaggaattatatattataagattttaaaaaaatattaaagataatttttaattggttgataatataaaattactgtgtatatcaaaattaaattcttaaaagtaTGTGTtgaatatttttccttttaatatttttttctttctatgaaTATCAATTAGATgtgactttttgtttttaaagattGAACTTGAACAACACCAAACAAGTGAATAAATTGATGTGGAGTTGTTTAAGTTTAAAGATCTTAAGTTGGAGTCTGAATATGTAACTATTAcgtatttaaagaaaatattttattataatgattttatttaatttgaacatGATTGTTGAAGGATAAAtgtagttttaaaaaaacaatcacACTTCACCTTTCAGGAAAACAATAGCTTGGTTCTCAAATCTAGTAAAGGcggtaatatattttatctatcAAGGGATTATATCGTCCATTTTCACGTATactttaaaattgattaaaaaacacaaatggGCCTCTATAAAAACCTCAAGCTGATCACAAGCTAggcgaaaaagaaaaaaacaaacaaacaaaacctatatatctaaaaaataacaaaacagaCATGTGGCCTATGAGGTTTCTTGAATACAAAGCCCGCCCAGAAAAACAGAGAAAATAGAAACAAATCTCAATtggaacaaataaaaaaaaaagagcccAATTGGACTCTAGGGGGAGTGTTGAAAAATTAGAATCCCACACTGGTTGGAATAAGACAAAAGCAAACAGTTTATAAGTTGGGTGGTTGTGTCTAAATGTAGTCTAGAATATTTTTGGACCTACTCCAACTTATTGATCAAATTGGACCtgatataaaattcaataaattactAGCAATTGTTTCCTGCACCTTCCATCACCTCCCAAAAATtcttaaatagtaaaaaatatctCTAATCTTAACACCTCTTGCGTGCTGTCCCTCCTTAAATAGTACAGTGACAGCTTGAAAAGGAATAACAGAGAAGTCAGATCTTCCAAGCGCCCCCTCTTCCCTGCCAATTCTTGCATCGTCGTCCTCTTTTACCAAAAAGGTTCGATCCTCCATCGTGAGAGAGGTTGTTGAGTTCAAATTTCACATTAGAATTGTGATTTGGTTCTTGCAACGATTGTGTTTGCATTTGCATCTAATTATGATCTTCTCCCTTTGGTTCGCCCTTGCATTGTATCCTACATTGTTTCTACCATGTTTGTTGTCACACACGAAGTGTGGCCAATAATGCCATCGACATGCATGATGTCATCAACAGATGAAACATGCTTCACATAGGCATGACAAAATAAACACAAATCCTATAATACTCGCAAAAGTATCCGTAAGTCAGAGGATGATTACTCACTTATTAGAGTTAGGGATAGGTGTGGATATGAGTACAGTAGTACCTGTTCCGTTCCGCACAtgtcatatatatgtatgtgtaaataatttatattatacatatacttttatgtaaagaaaaattacatttttctaaTTCAGTTGATATTCTAAAGTCATGGTTTATGTTTTCCAATTCAAGTGTTGGTGTTGTAATTAAGGTTATTAGACTAAGATCTATCATATTGATTTTGGTttgtaaatttcatattaaCACTTTTAAGTTAAGACCAATATTATCCATATGCTTCCAAATaacattttggttttgaattgaCTTATAAATCTCAAACATTATTTTGTGCAGCATGATGGTATTatatttaacatatattatattatatttgattcattctatttaagaataaatttatatatgtatatcgTCATCACATAATATTCAAGTTTAATTATAGATTTTGTTAagcaattaaaaatcaatttgttgAATTGGTTATATTTGTAATGTTGTTTATTTATGacttaaatttgaatcaatcaatgttatgtttgtttgtttctaatATTATGTGAGGTTGCTTAGATTATATAAGagtgaatttttaatttattttagtaatttttaattaatatattttttatttattaaatttatatataataaagtgAGTTAcgagtgtgaatatgaacataTAGATACCTAACAAGTACGTGATAAAGATTAAAGTTGTTACCTGTACTAATATGAGACTAGGTATGGGTATTTTTTTAAACGTGGATATACGGATAAGTACTATAGAACCTTATCCATTATCATCCCTAACTTCAAAGGCAAAAGCTCCAATGAGATCTGCTTCTCCACATCGATGTTTCTCCAAGGTTCCACCATCACTTTGGAATTTTCTTCATAGATCGGAGAATCGTGGGAAGGGGTTTAACTTTGATGCAAACAATTGAAAATTCTTGGTGGTTTCTATGACAGGACTACTTGAGGTTGGGGATTTTGTCCACAGGACTACTTGAGTCTTTTGGGaggtgaaaaaataaattggaggTGAAAGAGACAAATGCCTAAGTTGCTGCTATGGATATGTCAACATTGTCATAGACACTTATGTACACATCTCAATTTTACTAAGCACACCTCCTGTcccttctctttattttttaattaccctTTTTATCCTAAACCGTTATACCCCTTGGACCCCCTTTTTATCTTCCATAAACCTGTCTCTTGTTCGCACTCACGCTCTACAGTGTCGTCCATCTCAATTTCGTCTTGTCTTTGTCTTCTGTAACTCCATCACGTACAGGTCATCCTAAACCCTCTCTTCTTTCGCAGCTATTCTTTCCAGAAACATAAAGTGTAGACAATTGCCACTTGGGAATTGGGATATTCTCAGTTAGTCTTGGGATGTTCATGAACCCATTTAATCCAATGAAAACCGAAAAAACCAACACAAGAAACTGAAAATCTAATAAACCAAAAATCAAACGGataacaaaattgaaaacagaaatttTATATTAGATTTGATCGGATTTCAGATTTAATATTCAAAATGGATCATATCTTAaccaaatttatatatatatatatatatatatatatatatatatatatatattcataatttgatgatatcactttatgtttatatttttatttcttatatatttgtcACATTCTCATATAACTTATACCTATTtgtaaaagatatatttaattaaagataattttttattaattattttagttaagaTGCTAAATATAGTTATATaatgacataaaaataaaatatttgatattttaaataaatttttattaaatttgtaatatatcattatttatttaatcttttctcaaaaaattaaaaatatgattaaaactaaaaattgatcTGATCTAGACCGCATCAAAAtagatagaataaaattaaagttttgatcaaaattgattgaataataaattaaagtaattattttctttataaccaATTCAATCCAATCGGTCAATATCCTAGTTAGTAGGGAATACCCTAGTTAGCCTAGTATGTGATTGTGATGGGTTAAAAGCACTGTTTGACACTTTAACCCAACTTATTTTAGCACTAGGATCACCATGTAGATTTAACAATTGTGTTATCCCCAAGCACAGACCAACCAATATAGGGGGTGACACTTAGGGATGGATATGAGTCGAGCCGTTTGTCAACGGCTTATGGCTCAATCTATTTAAGGCTCGGCTTGACTTGTTTACTATAAAGGTTAAGTtcaagctttttaaaaaaaattagataaaaaggCCAAAgccaaactataaaaaaagcttGTTAAGCTTGATAAGCCGActtgtttaaataataataataataactattatctATACCATTTTCATAGAATTACGAATAACAGGGTGAAGTGACATAAAGTGCTTAGAGAGTTCACTTGCAtgtgaaaaattttcaaaaagaaaaaagactcaAGTTAAAAGCATAATGCAACCAGATTAATACTtccaaagaaaagaatattttgtaaagacatttttagacaatttaaatacttttatttggctatattagtataaatcatctctaatccatacattttttaatattatgctctcttttttcattttctttttatatactttgtgtttaaataagttgaatttaatataattttctttatcaattatttttggatttgtacattacttataccaaattttataagtttctttttttaattaatattttattaggtTTTAGCTCGTAGGTCAAGCCAGACTTTTATGCAAACTGAGCTGAACCTTTAAACCTCAACAGTCCAACAGTGTGTAGACTCACGCCCAACATGACGTCTAGTTGTTTCATCTTCTTGTGGAACTTCAGATGTTGATACATGAGAAAAAGGGACATTACCAGTTGGGACTTCAGGAGCTTGTGTGGAATCACTTGGTGGGGAAGAAATTTCAGGATTCATTGCTGGAACTTCAGATGTTGATTCATGAGAAAGAGGGACATTACCAGTTGGGACTTCAGGAGCTTGTGTGGAATCACTTGGTGAGGGACATTGTGGTTGAGGTGCTGATTTTTGTGGATTTCTAAAACGCTTCACCTTTGGCATGACTACATATTCATGACAACaatattaagagaaaaataaataaagaataataaaatttaagatgacatactatcaaaattaaaacaagattaaaataattaataaatgaaataataacatTTATAAGTCAATCAACTATATCATATTTAGGAAAGTGtcaatttcttactattttagGAGTTACAATTCAATCAACTATATCATCATTTAGATGGTTTGTAGCCAATTGTACATATTGATCATCAAGCCTAGAAAATTGTACAAGTTGTTGCTCTTGGTATGGCTcattttcatatgcattttcttctacttcttctcCCATGTCATATAAATCTCTTGGCTTTATGTGTACAACAACACTCCATCCTTCATTGACTACATCATCTACATAATACACCATTTGTGCCTGAGATGCTTCAATGTATGGTTCATGTTCTTCACGATCACCAATATGAATCAATCTATCAAAGTTAACACAATTAAAATTCCAACAATCCTTTTTATACCCTCTATCTCGTGTAGTATCAGCCCATTTACATTTAAGAAGAATAACAGAGAATCGACTATAGTAGTTAATCTCAATGATATCTTCCAACTTCCCATAATAAGGTAAATCTGCTTGCCTTAAGTTGCCATCAACGCTACTTGAAACACATGATGTGTTAGATGTTAAGAAAACACCattgttttgtgtttttaatcctTCTACTCGAGCCAAGGTTCGAAATTTGAACCCATTAATATTATATGCAGTAAATCTTGTTGCATTGTCCAAGGGTCCTTGTGCTAAAAACTTTAGATCAGTAGACATTTCATTCATTGTATCTGGATtcataatctaaaaaaattggaaGTTAGAGTTTGAAACAAAGACGGTAAAAAAATCCCTATCCACTAAATGACTACTCACCCGCTTTCTAAACCAATCAACAAACTCTTTATTGACTTCTTTCTCTATCTCTATAAATGAAGGTCTTCTTCCTCTTGAACTCCTTTTTATGAATTCTCTAAATTCactacataaattaattattataatcaatACACATGACTGTTATTTATAAGTAGTATAACAATAAAAGTTTATGTCACTTTACTTACTCCACAAATGGTGTGACTATAGTGCAATTAAGGAGCACATATTGATGAGCTTGCAATTTTTGCATTGGAGTTAAAGTGAACATTGAACAAGCTCTTACTGGTTTTCCAATTTGTGGGAAGATAGAGGACACAAAAAAAGTTTCATTATCAATTGGGTTATCACAAACACTTTTAGGTCTATTGAACCTTGTCTCAATATCTTCAACGTACCGAGAACAAAAGGTAAGAGACTCTTCAGCTAAATACCCCTCAGCTATAGATCCTTCAGGTTGTGCCTTGTTTCTCACAAAGGATTTTAAGTGACCTAATTCCCTATAGAAATAACTAACAATTAAAGAGTGTACAAGTAAGATATTTGTAATATaacatcataaatttaaattatttaaatcattacctCTCTACTGGATACATATATCAATAATGCACTGGGCCTCCaagttttgcttcctctataaGATGAACAGTTAAATGAACCATAACTGTGAAGAATGATGGAAGGAATAACATTTCTAAGTGGCATAGTGTAACCACAATGCGATCTTGGAGCAACTGAAGTTCGGGaagatttcaagttttaccaCAAAGTATTCTAAAAAAAGAACAGAACTCCACTAAGACAGAAGTCACATGGTCTGGCAACAAGTTAAGAATTTTTAGTGGTAGCAATTGTTCCATAATAATATGGCAATTGTGACTTTTTAACCCagatattttattaagtttCTCATCAATACATCTGGAAATGTTACTTGAGTAACCATCTGGTACTGTAATAGTcttcaaagttttcaaaaataactttttggtACCACGTGTTAGTGAAAACAAAGCAAGGTGATACTTTCCATTATCATCTGGCCAAAGATAAGGCCTTAAGCCCATTTCTTTTAAGTCTTTTCGAGCATTAAGGTTGTCTTTTGATTTATCCTTCTCATGGAGCAATGTATACATGACATTGTCgcatacatttttttcaatatgcATAAAATCTAGATTATGTCGTAACAAGTTAGACTCCCAATATGGAAGTTCAAAGAATATGCTTCTTTTATTCCACTGTGTGACTTCTTGTCTAGATCTTTTTCTTGTTCCATTTTGAATAGCTCCAATTCCAAATGTAGTATTAATATATTCCACTTGTCGAAAAATGTCAGatccaaataattttaatggTGGGTTTCGTTCTTCTATGCTTCCATCAAAGCGAACACGGTTCAAtctaaatttatgatttctacTTAGAAAACGATGATGCCCCATAAAACACCACTTGTTACAATTTCGAAGGCGACAAGGTTCCGCATCTAAATTGCAAGTTGGGCAAGCCAATCCTGTGTGTATGTTCCAACCAGATAAGATGCCTAAGCCAGGAAAGTCACTAATTGTCCACATAAGAGCTGCTCACattctaaaattttcatttaaggaTGAGTCATAGGTGTCCACACCACTCCATAACTCACGTAACTCCTCTACAAGGGGCTTTAGGTACGCATCTATGTTATTTCCAGGAGATTGCTTGCCTGGAATGATCATTGATAGAATGAAGGAAGTGTGGTTCATACATATCCAAGGTGGAAGATTATATGGAATTAAGAAAACTGGCTAGATGCTATAGGTAGAACTCAAGGTCCTAGCAGGATTAAAACCATCAGTAGCAAGGCCTAAGCAAACATTTCGAGGATCTGAAGAAAACTCAGGATGGATTAAATCAAATGTCTTCCATGCCTCTCCATCTCTTGGATGCCTTAACAACCCATCTTTATTGTCTTCCAAAACATGTCATCTCATATCTTTTGCAGTCTTACGACATGTGAACAATCTTTGCAATCTTGGTTTCAATGAAAAGTAACATAAAACCTTTGCagctattttcttcttcttgttgggTTTCCATCTAGATGTACCACAATGCTTACAAGCATCCAAACTTTTTTCATCATCTCCCAAATACAACATGCAGTGTTTTGGACAAGCATctatctttttataattaagaccaagcttgttaataattttctttgccTCATAAATAGAAGGAGGAAACTTTGCTTTTTCAAATGCGTCATTTAACAAATCCAATATCATAGTCATTGCCTTGTCGCTTAATCCACAcaaaatttttatatgatataatttgattataaattctAGTTTTGTGTATTTGCTTCCTTCATACAATGTTTGGCTCCCATCATTTAGAAGCTCATAAAAGCCATTATGATCTTCTCTTGGTTCATCATTTACTATTTCATCTTCATTTAATGGTTGTGATGCACCTACATTAGGGTCATGTTGCCTATATTGTTCAAATGCGTCATTGATCATCATTTCCATTGGGTTTTGAGGTTGAACACCACTATCTTGGAAAACATCTTCCACTTGAGAAGATTCTAATGCTTGCTTTTCACCATGAAGATCCCATATAACATAGTTTTGAGGAAATGGTTTATATAGCAAGTGATCTTCAACTATGTCTCTAGTTTGCCATTTCATAAATCCACATTTTGGACATGGACATCGAATCGTTTCTCCTACAACTCCATTcttaaaagcaaaatctaaGAATTTACTCAAACCAATGGAGTAATCAATTGAGTTTCGGGCCTTTGAAATCCATGACTTATCCATTACAAAAGATAcctaaacaaaattataatataaattaagaagaaaactaTAATAGTTATTCtaactaaaaagaataattgGTGGGGGAAGAAGCATAACCTAAGATTCAATACCAATTTTTATGTTACAGCTACTACcatatatgttataaaataagaataggtatttagaataaaaaccaatggaaccaacaaaaaaatgaattacaaaaaattataataaattgtacTTGTTAGCTAACTAGTAGATGTCGTAACATAAAAATACTATCATGAAAATGTAATGTACGTtgtaaacacataaaaataaagattacaATGTTTAATCAAAATAAGAGAGAGATGAATTACCTTTGAACTTCCAATAAATGAAAGCAGGGGAATGTGTCTTTTGTTATTGCCTAACCAATTTCAACACCTCTCAAGAACTTCAACTAcaagctaaaaaaaataaggaaattaaGTTAGTATTATATACGACAAGTTAGTATATATTTCCATTGGGCTGACATATATGTACTAAATAAATGCATTGAGGCAACAAAATGGAACGGCCCACCAAACCACACACATGAGCTGGTGGACCAGACCCAAAGTAAGGAGTGGGGCCTGTTATAGCTGCAGATACTTGAGTCATTATGTGGGTATGCTTCCTAAGaaactttgttttctttatatGAATATATTAATATACTCTCCTTCCAACCAATGAAATCATGTATAAAATCAAACTCTGTTTTGTAACATAGCTGCTTAAAAGttaaataactattattttagGTTCATAacctttttttagtttaattttgatacactacttgtatatttgtttttacACCATCGACATAttagaaattaatataaatataatttcaattatatgacaattcaaaattaaatgaatattgTAATTCTTGTAAGGGAGGAAGAGAGTTCCAATTCAATCTCTCAATTTCATATTCACTCAAAAATGTCATTGCAAACTATTAGAGAGGGCAGAGGTGGCCTTTTATaggcaaaacaaaacaacaaaatatgaagGCTCAACAACAAATTAATACAATAAAGTATTAGAACTTAATTGCTTAGGAAAAATGATGGTGCTTCCAAGTTCTAAATGTGTTAGGCAGTGCATTAATTTTAGAGCTGCAATCTTTGCATTCAATTTTCGTAGCTTCTCTCCACTCTTCTAGTTAGGTGGCGGtgctatattatttcttttataataagtttgatttttcttactCTCCACTCTCCACTCCGCGCGTGTGTTTCCCATTTCTCTCACTTACTGTGGATTTTGTCTGGAAAATGGAGACTACACTGTCACGCTCCATTTTGCAGAGATAGCGTTCACTGATGATGATACATATAAGAGCCTAGGGAGGCGTATATTTGATATTTACATTCAGGTATTTTATGGTTAATTTAATCATGTTTCTAATTTGGTCAGCAACATATTTGATAGAGAATGAAGACTTTTAAGTTCAAAGGATTAATTATTTAGAAATTtaatatctaaaataaatattttagatcaatcttaggataaaaattatatctaaaataaatgtttataatttaatcatgtttctaatttttatctaaaataaatcttttttgtttttgatttctTGGTGGAATTGGAATATTGGGTCTTCATATTCTCATTGGTGTATGCATACTATGATTGTCAACAAGTATAAAATTTATGGATATATAAGAATTTCCACCTTTCTCTGAAGTTTATACTTTACTTACATGATGTAaacagattaaaaatataaggtGTTGATGGAACATTTTATTAGACGGAGAAGAAAAATAGAGATATAAAGCACGTCGTAAAAACATagagttaaataaaataaagaggtaaaaaaaagtcactgcacaatatttatttttaagatcaTTTTCTATTGTTTAATTCGTGAGGCTTTTATATAAATCCAAGTTTAATTTGCCACGTACATGTAAACATATAGAATATAACATCACATAAGTAGATCAAATTGGCTCTACATAGTGCTTTTGACTTGTAGAATTATTCGCTAGtcactatattattttcaatagaaTCTAGACtgtatatatttaaaactataaaagtgAAAAGCCATTTGGGTTTGGATTTGAAATATTGCAGAGAAAACTGGTATGAAAGGATTTCAATATTGCAAATGAAGCAGGAGGAGTTGGAAAGGAAAAAACTGGTATGGAAGGATTTCAATATTGCAAATGAATCAGGAGGAGTTGGAAAGGAAAAAACTAGTATGGAAGGATTTGAAATATTGCAGAGAAAACTGGTATGGAAGTCATTTGGCCCTACTGCTTAGTCTTCTCAACT
This region includes:
- the LOC114381421 gene encoding GDSL esterase/lipase At5g03610-like, producing MMDSHKQLFFLSFLPLLLLLLSGHMGLQLTEAHLQRHEMNYPPKMLLVFGDSYVDTGNTRIDQAGSWKNPYGVTFPGKPAGRFSDGRVLTDFIAKYLGIKSPVPYKFRKLMLKQLKSGMNFAYGGTGVFDTSSKNPNMTIQIDFLKQLIKEHVYTTSDLNNSVAYVSVAGNDYNFYLATNGSIEGFPSFIASVVNQTATNLLHIQRLGVRKIVVGGLQPLGCLPSSTALSSFQQCNSTFNDLIGLHNKLLNQAVTKLNQKSKDNSTFIVLDLFDTFMSVLNHPSTNNIKDPLKPCCVGLSSQDFCGSVDERNVKQYKVCDSPKSAFFWDLLHPTQAGWHAVYNKLQTTTSALRRLRY